Proteins encoded in a region of the Magallana gigas chromosome 8, xbMagGiga1.1, whole genome shotgun sequence genome:
- the LOC136271021 gene encoding zinc metalloproteinase nas-1-like codes for MGNRLAKGHRSLQNPKKHSGCYSYVGYEAERPQIIGMSEPECMNVGTAAHEMLHAAGLVHEHTRSDRDEYVRLIKENLGGNINNINMRKADTYDLNPYDYESIMQYSLKEGSINRKQTIEFLDKDLEFLAGSSAGEGLDFYDIKDVIVNYQCAG; via the exons ATGGGGAACAGACTGGCCAAAGGCCATCGTTCCCTACAAAATCCAAAGAAGCATAG TGGATGTTATTCGTATGTTGGTTACGAAGCTGAGCGTCCTCAAATAATTGGAATGTCGGAACCCGAGTGCATGAAT GTTGGTACCGCGGCCCACGAAATGCTCCATGCTGCGGGCCTTGTACACGAACACACTCGTAGCGATCGTGACGAGTATGTACGTTTAATCAAAGAAAACCTGGGTGGAAATATTAACAATATAAATATGCGCAAGGCTGATACTTATGATCTTAACCCTTACGACTATGAAAGCATTATGCAATACTCTCTGAAG gAGGGTTCTATAAACAGAAAGCAAACAATAGAGTTCTTGGACAAAGATCTTGAATTTTTGGCAGGATCTAGTGCAGGGGAGGGGCTGGATTTTTATGACATCAAGGATGTTATAGTAAACTATCAATGTGCAGGTTAG